One part of the Vicia villosa cultivar HV-30 ecotype Madison, WI linkage group LG6, Vvil1.0, whole genome shotgun sequence genome encodes these proteins:
- the LOC131609724 gene encoding uncharacterized protein LOC131609724 isoform X3 produces the protein MASRVILQKKRNILFNHLITQHTRDILGFSSVGIGQPFDSSELDGLSRIPFSSSRTIGHEHGLVRKLCTLSDDDLTACSLSRLYLHSSFGISNFGIGNEKLELVSLSRLGWTSRSVRYISTAAANQSRLGNGGSGNEQSDSKQKKEASPEECDEAVEGLSTVKAKAKAKQLQEPHKSTESIVKRLWAKILGIGPAFRAILSMSRDDWAKKLNHWKDEFKSTLQHYWFGTKLLWADVRISSRLLLKLGNGKSLSRRERQQLTRTTADIFRLVPFAVFIIVPFMEFLLPVFLKLFPNMLPSTFQDKMKEQEALKRRLNARIEYAKFLQDTVKEMAKEVQNSGTGETKKTAEDLDEFMNKVRTGARVSNDEILGFAKLFNDEFTLDNISRIKNDDKLIQEEGVESLSEAELRQACRDRGLLGLRSVEEMRQQLNDWLDLSLYHSLPSSLLILSRAFSISGKVKPEEAVQATLSSLPDEVVDTVGVTALPSGDSVSDRKRKLEYLEMQEELIKEEEEKEEGEQAKVAAESNNGESDLATKKMVSTSGPAKEDAKAKALEKHEQLCEISQALAVLASASSVSREREEFLRLVKKEMELYNSMVGKEGTEGEQEAKKAYRAARKDSDGAMEVAISDKVSSALVDKVDAMLQTLEKEIDDVDAKIGDRWRLLDRDYDGKVTPEEVVAAAVYLKDTLGKEGIHEFINYLSKDSDGKILVEDIVKLGTQKEDAEKDQVGRS, from the exons ATGGCATCAAGAGTGATTTTACAAAAGAAGAGAAACATTTTGTTCAATCACTTGATTACTCAACATACTCGCGATATTCTCGGATTCTCTAGTGTTGGGATTGGTCAGCCATTTGATTCTAGTGAATTAGATGGTTTGAGTCGGATTCCCTTCTCTTCGTCTCGAACTATTGGACATGAACATGGACTGGTAAGAAAATTGTGTACTCTCAGTGATGATGATTTGACAGCTTGTTCATTGTCGAGATTATACTTGCATAGTTCATTTGGAATTTCGAATTTTGGAATTGGAAATGAGAAGTTAGAGTTAGTTTCTCTTTCGAGATTGGGATGGACCTCCCGAAGTGTTCGTTATATTTCCACGGCTGCTGCTAATCAATCTAGATTGGGGAATGGCGGTAGTGGAAATGAACAATCAGATTCTAAACAGAAGAAGGAGGCTTCACCGGAAGAGTGTGATGAGGCTGTTGAAGGCTTGAGTACCGTTAAAGCGAAAGCTAAGGCTAAACAACTTCAAGAACCCCATAAGAGTACTGAATCTATTGTAAAGAGATTATGGGCTAAGATTCTAGGAATTGGTCCAGCTTTCAGAGCTATTTTGTCAATGAGCAG GGATGACTGGGCAAAGAAGCTAAATCATTGGAAGGATGAATTTAAATCTACTCTGCAACACTATTGGTTTGGTACGAAACTACTTTGGGCTGATGTTAGGATTAGCTCCAGATTATTGTTGAAACTTGGCAATGGAAAGAGTCTCTCTAGAAGGGAGAGGCAGCAACTCACAAGGACAACGGCCGATATTTTCAGGCTAGTTCCTTTCGCTGTATTTATCATAGTTCCATTCATGGAGTTTCTTTTGCCAGTATTCCTGAAACTGTTTCCCAACATGCTGCCTTCCACTTTCCAGGATAAGATGAAAGAACAG GAGGCATTGAAAAGAAGGCTAAATGCAAGAATAGAATATGCCAAGTTTCTTCAAGATACTGTGAAAGAAATGGCGAAGGAGGTTCAGAATTCAGGAACTGGAGAAACGAAGAAGACAGCAGAAGATCTTGATGAGTTTATGAACAAG GTCAGAACAGGTGCCCGAGTTTCAAATGATGAAATTTTAGGCTTTGCCAAATTATTTAACGATGAGTTCACTTTGGATAACATTAGCAG GATCAAGAATGATGATAAACTGATTCAAGAAGAAGGTGTAGAGTCTCTTTCAGAAGCAGAGCTTCGTCAAGCTTGTAGAGATCGAGGATTGCTTGGATTGCGTTCAGTGGAAGAAATGCGACAGCAG CTTAATGACTGGCTGGATCTGTCTCTCTACCATTCTTTGCCATCTTCCCTCTTGATTCTTTCTAG AGCATTTTCCATCTCAGGAAAGGTGAAACCAGAAGAGGCTGTTCAAGCTACACTTTCTTCTTTGCCGGATGAGGTTGTGGACACTGTCGGTGTAACAGCTTTGCCATCTGGAGATTCTGTTTCAGACAGGAAGAGGAAGTTGGAATATCTTGAAATGCAGGAGGAGCTAATCAAG GAGGAGGAAGAGAAAGAGGAAGGGGAGCAAGCCAAAGTGGCAGCAGAATCTAATAATGGCGAAAGTGATTTAGCTACGAAAAAGATGGTTTCAACAAGTGGACCAGCAAAAGAAGATGCAAAGGCAAAGGCATTGGAAAAACATGAGCAACTTTGTGAGATCAGCCAAGCATTAGCTGTTTTAGCATCAGCATCT TCAGTGAGCAGAGAACGTGAAGAGTTTTTGAGGCTTGTTAAAAAGGAG ATGGAGCTGTATAATAGTATGGTGGGGAAAGAAGGTACTGAAGGTGAGCAGGAAGCTAAGAAGGCCTATAGAGCTGCAAGGAAGGATAGTGATGGTGCTATGGAGGTCGCTATTAGTGACAAGGTTTCTTCAGCACTTGTTGACAAG GTTGATGCTATGCTCCAGACACTTGAAAAAGAAATTGATGATGTTGATGCTAAAATTGGAGACCGCTGGCGGTTGCTAGACAG AGATTATGATGGGAAAGTGACACCTGAGGAAGTTGTAGCTGCTGCTGTGTATCTGAAGGACACGTtgggaaaagaaggaattcatGAATTTATCAACTACCTTTCGAAGGATAGTG ATGGGAAAATATTGGTGGAAGACATTGTCAAATTAGGCACCCAAAAAGAAGATGCTGAAAAAGATCAAGTAGGAAGATCCTAG
- the LOC131609724 gene encoding uncharacterized protein LOC131609724 isoform X1 produces the protein MASRVILQKKRNILFNHLITQHTRDILGFSSVGIGQPFDSSELDGLSRIPFSSSRTIGHEHGLVRKLCTLSDDDLTACSLSRLYLHSSFGISNFGIGNEKLELVSLSRLGWTSRSVRYISTAAANQSRLGNGGSGNEQSDSKQKKEASPEECDEAVEGLSTVKAKAKAKQLQEPHKSTESIVKRLWAKILGIGPAFRAILSMSRDDWAKKLNHWKDEFKSTLQHYWFGTKLLWADVRISSRLLLKLGNGKSLSRRERQQLTRTTADIFRLVPFAVFIIVPFMEFLLPVFLKLFPNMLPSTFQDKMKEQEALKRRLNARIEYAKFLQDTVKEMAKEVQNSGTGETKKTAEDLDEFMNKVRTGARVSNDEILGFAKLFNDEFTLDNISRPRLVNMCKYMGISPYGTDAYLRYMLRKRLQEYSIIPILLSGIALILVIKNDDKLIQEEGVESLSEAELRQACRDRGLLGLRSVEEMRQQLNDWLDLSLYHSLPSSLLILSRAFSISGKVKPEEAVQATLSSLPDEVVDTVGVTALPSGDSVSDRKRKLEYLEMQEELIKEEEEKEEGEQAKVAAESNNGESDLATKKMVSTSGPAKEDAKAKALEKHEQLCEISQALAVLASASSVSREREEFLRLVKKEMELYNSMVGKEGTEGEQEAKKAYRAARKDSDGAMEVAISDKVSSALVDKVDAMLQTLEKEIDDVDAKIGDRWRLLDRDYDGKVTPEEVVAAAVYLKDTLGKEGIHEFINYLSKDSDGKILVEDIVKLGTQKEDAEKDQVGRS, from the exons ATGGCATCAAGAGTGATTTTACAAAAGAAGAGAAACATTTTGTTCAATCACTTGATTACTCAACATACTCGCGATATTCTCGGATTCTCTAGTGTTGGGATTGGTCAGCCATTTGATTCTAGTGAATTAGATGGTTTGAGTCGGATTCCCTTCTCTTCGTCTCGAACTATTGGACATGAACATGGACTGGTAAGAAAATTGTGTACTCTCAGTGATGATGATTTGACAGCTTGTTCATTGTCGAGATTATACTTGCATAGTTCATTTGGAATTTCGAATTTTGGAATTGGAAATGAGAAGTTAGAGTTAGTTTCTCTTTCGAGATTGGGATGGACCTCCCGAAGTGTTCGTTATATTTCCACGGCTGCTGCTAATCAATCTAGATTGGGGAATGGCGGTAGTGGAAATGAACAATCAGATTCTAAACAGAAGAAGGAGGCTTCACCGGAAGAGTGTGATGAGGCTGTTGAAGGCTTGAGTACCGTTAAAGCGAAAGCTAAGGCTAAACAACTTCAAGAACCCCATAAGAGTACTGAATCTATTGTAAAGAGATTATGGGCTAAGATTCTAGGAATTGGTCCAGCTTTCAGAGCTATTTTGTCAATGAGCAG GGATGACTGGGCAAAGAAGCTAAATCATTGGAAGGATGAATTTAAATCTACTCTGCAACACTATTGGTTTGGTACGAAACTACTTTGGGCTGATGTTAGGATTAGCTCCAGATTATTGTTGAAACTTGGCAATGGAAAGAGTCTCTCTAGAAGGGAGAGGCAGCAACTCACAAGGACAACGGCCGATATTTTCAGGCTAGTTCCTTTCGCTGTATTTATCATAGTTCCATTCATGGAGTTTCTTTTGCCAGTATTCCTGAAACTGTTTCCCAACATGCTGCCTTCCACTTTCCAGGATAAGATGAAAGAACAG GAGGCATTGAAAAGAAGGCTAAATGCAAGAATAGAATATGCCAAGTTTCTTCAAGATACTGTGAAAGAAATGGCGAAGGAGGTTCAGAATTCAGGAACTGGAGAAACGAAGAAGACAGCAGAAGATCTTGATGAGTTTATGAACAAG GTCAGAACAGGTGCCCGAGTTTCAAATGATGAAATTTTAGGCTTTGCCAAATTATTTAACGATGAGTTCACTTTGGATAACATTAGCAG GCCTCGCTTGGTAAATATGTGTAAGTACATGGGTATCAGCCCGTATGGTACTGATGCATATTTGCGTTATATGCTCCGCAAAAGATTACAAGAGTATTCAATAATTCCTATTTTACTTTCTGGGATAGCTCTGATTCTGGT GATCAAGAATGATGATAAACTGATTCAAGAAGAAGGTGTAGAGTCTCTTTCAGAAGCAGAGCTTCGTCAAGCTTGTAGAGATCGAGGATTGCTTGGATTGCGTTCAGTGGAAGAAATGCGACAGCAG CTTAATGACTGGCTGGATCTGTCTCTCTACCATTCTTTGCCATCTTCCCTCTTGATTCTTTCTAG AGCATTTTCCATCTCAGGAAAGGTGAAACCAGAAGAGGCTGTTCAAGCTACACTTTCTTCTTTGCCGGATGAGGTTGTGGACACTGTCGGTGTAACAGCTTTGCCATCTGGAGATTCTGTTTCAGACAGGAAGAGGAAGTTGGAATATCTTGAAATGCAGGAGGAGCTAATCAAG GAGGAGGAAGAGAAAGAGGAAGGGGAGCAAGCCAAAGTGGCAGCAGAATCTAATAATGGCGAAAGTGATTTAGCTACGAAAAAGATGGTTTCAACAAGTGGACCAGCAAAAGAAGATGCAAAGGCAAAGGCATTGGAAAAACATGAGCAACTTTGTGAGATCAGCCAAGCATTAGCTGTTTTAGCATCAGCATCT TCAGTGAGCAGAGAACGTGAAGAGTTTTTGAGGCTTGTTAAAAAGGAG ATGGAGCTGTATAATAGTATGGTGGGGAAAGAAGGTACTGAAGGTGAGCAGGAAGCTAAGAAGGCCTATAGAGCTGCAAGGAAGGATAGTGATGGTGCTATGGAGGTCGCTATTAGTGACAAGGTTTCTTCAGCACTTGTTGACAAG GTTGATGCTATGCTCCAGACACTTGAAAAAGAAATTGATGATGTTGATGCTAAAATTGGAGACCGCTGGCGGTTGCTAGACAG AGATTATGATGGGAAAGTGACACCTGAGGAAGTTGTAGCTGCTGCTGTGTATCTGAAGGACACGTtgggaaaagaaggaattcatGAATTTATCAACTACCTTTCGAAGGATAGTG ATGGGAAAATATTGGTGGAAGACATTGTCAAATTAGGCACCCAAAAAGAAGATGCTGAAAAAGATCAAGTAGGAAGATCCTAG
- the LOC131609724 gene encoding uncharacterized protein LOC131609724 isoform X2, producing the protein MASRVILQKKRNILFNHLITQHTRDILGFSSVGIGQPFDSSELDGLSRIPFSSSRTIGHEHGLVRKLCTLSDDDLTACSLSRLYLHSSFGISNFGIGNEKLELVSLSRLGWTSRSVRYISTAAANQSRLGNGGSGNEQSDSKQKKEASPEECDEAVEGLSTVKAKAKAKQLQEPHKSTESIVKRLWAKILGIGPAFRAILSMSRDDWAKKLNHWKDEFKSTLQHYWFGTKLLWADVRISSRLLLKLGNGKSLSRRERQQLTRTTADIFRLVPFAVFIIVPFMEFLLPVFLKLFPNMLPSTFQDKMKEQEALKRRLNARIEYAKFLQDTVKEMAKEVQNSGTGETKKTAEDLDEFMNKVRTGARVSNDEILGFAKLFNDEFTLDNISRPRLVNMCKYMGISPYGTDAYLRYMLRKRLQEIKNDDKLIQEEGVESLSEAELRQACRDRGLLGLRSVEEMRQQLNDWLDLSLYHSLPSSLLILSRAFSISGKVKPEEAVQATLSSLPDEVVDTVGVTALPSGDSVSDRKRKLEYLEMQEELIKEEEEKEEGEQAKVAAESNNGESDLATKKMVSTSGPAKEDAKAKALEKHEQLCEISQALAVLASASSVSREREEFLRLVKKEMELYNSMVGKEGTEGEQEAKKAYRAARKDSDGAMEVAISDKVSSALVDKVDAMLQTLEKEIDDVDAKIGDRWRLLDRDYDGKVTPEEVVAAAVYLKDTLGKEGIHEFINYLSKDSDGKILVEDIVKLGTQKEDAEKDQVGRS; encoded by the exons ATGGCATCAAGAGTGATTTTACAAAAGAAGAGAAACATTTTGTTCAATCACTTGATTACTCAACATACTCGCGATATTCTCGGATTCTCTAGTGTTGGGATTGGTCAGCCATTTGATTCTAGTGAATTAGATGGTTTGAGTCGGATTCCCTTCTCTTCGTCTCGAACTATTGGACATGAACATGGACTGGTAAGAAAATTGTGTACTCTCAGTGATGATGATTTGACAGCTTGTTCATTGTCGAGATTATACTTGCATAGTTCATTTGGAATTTCGAATTTTGGAATTGGAAATGAGAAGTTAGAGTTAGTTTCTCTTTCGAGATTGGGATGGACCTCCCGAAGTGTTCGTTATATTTCCACGGCTGCTGCTAATCAATCTAGATTGGGGAATGGCGGTAGTGGAAATGAACAATCAGATTCTAAACAGAAGAAGGAGGCTTCACCGGAAGAGTGTGATGAGGCTGTTGAAGGCTTGAGTACCGTTAAAGCGAAAGCTAAGGCTAAACAACTTCAAGAACCCCATAAGAGTACTGAATCTATTGTAAAGAGATTATGGGCTAAGATTCTAGGAATTGGTCCAGCTTTCAGAGCTATTTTGTCAATGAGCAG GGATGACTGGGCAAAGAAGCTAAATCATTGGAAGGATGAATTTAAATCTACTCTGCAACACTATTGGTTTGGTACGAAACTACTTTGGGCTGATGTTAGGATTAGCTCCAGATTATTGTTGAAACTTGGCAATGGAAAGAGTCTCTCTAGAAGGGAGAGGCAGCAACTCACAAGGACAACGGCCGATATTTTCAGGCTAGTTCCTTTCGCTGTATTTATCATAGTTCCATTCATGGAGTTTCTTTTGCCAGTATTCCTGAAACTGTTTCCCAACATGCTGCCTTCCACTTTCCAGGATAAGATGAAAGAACAG GAGGCATTGAAAAGAAGGCTAAATGCAAGAATAGAATATGCCAAGTTTCTTCAAGATACTGTGAAAGAAATGGCGAAGGAGGTTCAGAATTCAGGAACTGGAGAAACGAAGAAGACAGCAGAAGATCTTGATGAGTTTATGAACAAG GTCAGAACAGGTGCCCGAGTTTCAAATGATGAAATTTTAGGCTTTGCCAAATTATTTAACGATGAGTTCACTTTGGATAACATTAGCAG GCCTCGCTTGGTAAATATGTGTAAGTACATGGGTATCAGCCCGTATGGTACTGATGCATATTTGCGTTATATGCTCCGCAAAAGATTACAAGA GATCAAGAATGATGATAAACTGATTCAAGAAGAAGGTGTAGAGTCTCTTTCAGAAGCAGAGCTTCGTCAAGCTTGTAGAGATCGAGGATTGCTTGGATTGCGTTCAGTGGAAGAAATGCGACAGCAG CTTAATGACTGGCTGGATCTGTCTCTCTACCATTCTTTGCCATCTTCCCTCTTGATTCTTTCTAG AGCATTTTCCATCTCAGGAAAGGTGAAACCAGAAGAGGCTGTTCAAGCTACACTTTCTTCTTTGCCGGATGAGGTTGTGGACACTGTCGGTGTAACAGCTTTGCCATCTGGAGATTCTGTTTCAGACAGGAAGAGGAAGTTGGAATATCTTGAAATGCAGGAGGAGCTAATCAAG GAGGAGGAAGAGAAAGAGGAAGGGGAGCAAGCCAAAGTGGCAGCAGAATCTAATAATGGCGAAAGTGATTTAGCTACGAAAAAGATGGTTTCAACAAGTGGACCAGCAAAAGAAGATGCAAAGGCAAAGGCATTGGAAAAACATGAGCAACTTTGTGAGATCAGCCAAGCATTAGCTGTTTTAGCATCAGCATCT TCAGTGAGCAGAGAACGTGAAGAGTTTTTGAGGCTTGTTAAAAAGGAG ATGGAGCTGTATAATAGTATGGTGGGGAAAGAAGGTACTGAAGGTGAGCAGGAAGCTAAGAAGGCCTATAGAGCTGCAAGGAAGGATAGTGATGGTGCTATGGAGGTCGCTATTAGTGACAAGGTTTCTTCAGCACTTGTTGACAAG GTTGATGCTATGCTCCAGACACTTGAAAAAGAAATTGATGATGTTGATGCTAAAATTGGAGACCGCTGGCGGTTGCTAGACAG AGATTATGATGGGAAAGTGACACCTGAGGAAGTTGTAGCTGCTGCTGTGTATCTGAAGGACACGTtgggaaaagaaggaattcatGAATTTATCAACTACCTTTCGAAGGATAGTG ATGGGAAAATATTGGTGGAAGACATTGTCAAATTAGGCACCCAAAAAGAAGATGCTGAAAAAGATCAAGTAGGAAGATCCTAG